Genomic segment of Callithrix jacchus isolate 240 chromosome 9, calJac240_pri, whole genome shotgun sequence:
aatagctgggattacaggcacccatcaccatgcctggctttttctatttttgatagagacgggattttgccatgttggccaggctggtctctaactcctgacctcaagtgatctgcccatcttggcctcccaaagtgctgggattatagggaagcaatttatttctataaaattttggaagataccttaatattaaagaatataaatcagagcagaaattatCTGTGAGGTTATAaataattggtttttaaaaactgttctttttacataaaataaaaaatatcgtTGATAGATGATAAATAACAGATGATGTATTAGTTtcttagggctgctgtaacaaattacctgagactgggtggattaaaacaacagaaatttatttcctcacagtcctggaggtcagaagtctgaaatcaagcaGGCTTGGTCTTTTCAAGAGGCCGTAAAGAACTCATTCCATGTCTCTCTTGCAGCTTCTGGTGGTGGCTAGCAGTCCTTGAATAACTCACTGCCTCTGTCCTCATATGGCTGTATCTGTGTTTTGTATCTCCTCTCTTATTGTAAGGACACTACTCATTGGGTTTGGAGCCCACCCTAAATCCAGGGTAATTATATCATGAGGTCTCCTAATCACATCTgtaaagactctatttccaaatatggTCACCTTCCTAGGTATATCAGGTTAGGACTCAGACTTACTTTCTGGGGAACAAGATTCAACCCACTATAGACAGTAAGAAATTCTGCAGGATCTGCACTAAGAAGTTGCCTATCCTAAAGAATACAGACAGAGGTTGTTGCTAAGTAGTTTTGTAGTAAGAAGAGACAAAGCCCTTAAAATTAACCATATATAAGAATAAGTgtaagtatttttcaaattaaattggAGACCATACCAATTTTTATCACTcatctttaataataaaataggttCCTATGCAGCACATACCTCAGACATAACTTAAGGTTCTGTTTaacaacccccccaaaaaaagggaTAAAAAAGTGTCACTAAATAACAAAGTAAATGTCGTTAAACATCAAGACCACCTTAAATTCATATCCAAGCAAAAAGACTAAGAATAAGTTAACCCGACttgtttacaaaaataattatttatcaagTAATGTTTTATATCAGAGCTGCCTGAATGAATTGCCTCAGACTTAATCTCAATTGTATAGCTTATTTCCTTTCTTACCCGGGATACAAAGTATCTGAATGAACGTGTCATTAAGGGATACTTtaccaaaaacaataaaaaagtttaaaaataaaaactgtcatttatttataaaatatcaaataaggCCTCTGACGTTTGAGTCATTAGCCCTTTTCAATCAGCCTCATCCAACCCACTCACACCAAACTTAAGATAGAAAAATTTTCTGAAGTATAGAGTAGTTTTGAATTTTACCGGTATATGAATTTATACATACAATTACCACCTAAAGTAATACTTAACAAATTACATACTCAAGGTAGAATTTCCtatttgtcttaattttaatatgtattcaATATAAATGAGTACAATATATTTAATCAAGTTTGATACTCTTATCCCTTTTTACTACAATCACCACAACATAAGAAAATTTAGGTTTCAACTGATGTTAAAGCACATGTCTATATCcggtggcttttaaaaaatttacatactatatatttgacattttaaaaagacaacagaaaacaaatacttcTAAATCCACAGATTACTCCATCCCACTCCCACTTTCAGCTGAAAGGTCTTAAGAAAAATCTTACAGATTATGAGGATCAGATGGAGCCTAAAAACagatccagaattttttttttgaaattttaattcactttctttttgtatctcaagaatacttaaaaaaaaaagttttatgagCCAGAAGAATTCccaattcacttttaaaattaccATATCTTTCTTGCTACAGCAAACATTTCAATTCTGTTAACTAAATGAACTACATAATACCCTTAAAAATCAGCCagagcagagaaaaacaaattttatcttcattattGACTTCGAACCAAAACTTATTCTTTCAAAGGAGTAGTTTAACCTACTAAATATGTCTATTATAAGATCTTCTTTCTTAGAAAGTAgtattccttctttttcattcctgaaaTGATATTTCTTACACTTCAACAAGCTATGGACGATTGTTAGCTAAGTATCAGTTATGGTAAGTTGCtaaaattgaattatttcttttgtttatggtACATATAACACATTCATTCCTATAgcctttaaaacttttctttcacaaaaatttaaataaatgtgaaagtaGGCAATCACTAAAGCTGAAGTCTCATGGCACATAAACTTTGTATTAACTTTGACGCCAAATTGGAAGGATGAAATTTAGCATTCAAATCTTCAGTTCACAAAACAGTggccaaaatttatatttttagatttgtgTAATTTTATGAATTCTCAAACATTTGTTGGGAATATTCAAGTTTACCTAATGAATCACCCAGAAAACCAGCACCACTGCCAAAAACTCTTGATATATTCAGTAGTCACTGTGAAAACGTTTCATTTCTTTACCAGTTGGCAATGgctgtttctgttttccattatGTTTTGGAAAAAAGTCTATGACCATTAACTGCATTTTTTTGTTGCTATCTCATAGCCAGTGCactatacatatttatagagaaaagaataaagtactgaATTTTctgttcgttcattcattcacttatttgacCATTTGGAGCCATGTAAGAAGCTCACAGACTCAGAAGCTCTTCAGCTCTTCCTCAGACTCAAGTCACTGTTGGTCACTAATGCTGACAAAGAAGTACTTTCCGACGCATCATCTTTCCTTAGGTTCAAAAATGATTCTCGAGTTATTTGAAGGATCTCTCTCAagcctttgttttcttgctataaggcaaacaaaaacaaaaatgcagtcGCCATCTACAAGGTAGCTAAACAgcacaaacatattttaagaaaaactaaacatATGAAGGTATAACAAATAAGTTCTGTAATTGTCATTAATGTACTCAATGATGTATGCAGTTGGCAATTTGAATCTAAAAAACACTTAAACAGCTCGGAATTGTCTTCAACATCTTACACAACTGCAACGCCTTCTTATTCAAGCAGCTATAATTGTAAATAGAAACTCAGAAATGGCCTTATTTTACAATCacagagatgaagaaaataacatatagatttatatttatataaactcaTAAAGCCAGTGAATAGGCTACAATCTCTTAGCACTTTGTAGTAGTTTTATTACTTTTCATGATAGCACAGAATGAAGGACAAGTTTCTCTCACTGGAATTTGGGAGCAGCAGGGTTGGGGTAGCTGATGGTATTTGTCAAGAAGGAATGTAAGTAACCAAATCTGACACTGGTAAATAACTTTGCTTTCCACTCCCCTTTTGGTTATTGTAAAAAGTTTGTAGACATTTAACAATAACCTTTCATAATTTATTCTCTACCATTTTGTCTTTAGTCTTGCTTTCTAAATTTTAGTAGTTTAAAGCAGATTGCCCACCATGATTTCAAAATGAAGCTCTTAAAGTATAAAAGTCTACTGTACTGATATCAGTTATTCAGTGACTTGCACTTTAGCTATCACAAAATAAAGGAGGATGAGACAAAGGCTTTGAGAGTCCCCAGAAAAATAAGAGTGCTCCTAAATatctgtggtttaaaaaaaatttccctgtATCACCATGATCTCTAATagaacaaacaaaattttaaatattactcaACTGAAGAAGTACATTCACCTCATAAGATAAGCAATATAGGATCAAACCTCAATTTTCTAAATTACTGGTATATTGTAAGTTACTAATGATCCTAGATTCTTGCATTACCATATAAATGGTCTTGCATAATATGCCCATATAAACAGCATCCAGGAGAACATTATCAGTACCCCAGAaaagtaagtgtgtgtgtgtatacacatttaaaaatgagatatattttctgacataaatCTTTGTATGGACAGTTTTCGCCTACAGTTACGATATAAAACTTACTTCAAGTTGAAATATTCGTTCTTGTTCCTTGCAACCCTGTTGCTCATCAATTTCAATGGCTTTCCTCATTACTGCTGCCATTTCAGTTATCTGGTCAACATGTGCTTGCAGTTCCTGAAAAAGAAGGTTGGGAGTTGGAAGTCAgcaaaatactttattatttttatttctggatcctctcctttttttttttttataaaatctgCAGTATCACTTAACATGAATATAATATTCTTACATTGTCacttaatataaataaaacaaatattcacaATGGAGTTGGTTGACCACAGATGTGCTTTTAAAATCAGGTTTGTTAGAACTGGAATTAAGAATAAGCAGCACAATATAATTAAACATAGCAGCAAGAAAAGTATTCGTATTTTACATTCCTCTCACCACaattatcaacttttttttttgcacttacACACACTATTGTTCAAAGTAATGGGAAAGATAAAAGTTGCCGACACATTCAATCTTTTTTCCTCTCAGAAGTCTTCAATGATTTAGaaatcttttctgttttgctcAGGCCTATAAATTGACCTCAATCCAATCTGTAACCTTTTCTAGATCATGATCCTCTTTGAGATCAGGAACTGCATCTTTACATCCACCCATTATTTAGTGTATGGTATAAGATAAATATTGGATAAAATGAGCACAATTCTGCTTTtcagtattaaaatattaaatggccTTTGCCAACTATTGAAAATACAGTATCAGTATAATATAGATATCCACATTTGTTAGGTGCAGCAAGTAGCATAAATTCTTTCAAtctcattctcttattttttgCACACCTATGATGTGCCAGTACTGTGCTAAACAACAGGAATACAAAGACTGTTAAGACATGTTCCCTGATCTataggagcttacagtctagtgaaAGAGACAGACAAAAAAGGTTTAAAATCAACAGAAACTTGCGAATAATCATTTCTCAATGAACAGCTTCTATAGATCACGATTCACTGGCAACTGagagatattttattatattaagcccaagacctaaatataaaagtgAATAACTAACCAAAGGAACATTGTCTTtttagtaattatatatatacttttttgtaaAAAGAATTTAACAGTACTCCAAAAACCCACAGAAGTTGTTAAGCTGGAAGAAATGATAAAGTAGTATCTTTGGCAAATCACATTTAATAGCCTCTTAACCAACAGAAATGTAGGTCCTTTTAATGGGGAAACCTATACACTGCTACTACTCAGCAAGAAGGTACTATAAAAGACTAATCTGTGCTGTCTAACACAATGCtatttaaacttaattaaaataaatatatttttaaaaattaacaattaatcgagaccatcctggccaacatggtgaaaccccatctctactaaaaatacaaaaattggccgggtgtggtggcgtgcgcctatagtctcagctactcaggaggtggaggcatgagaattacttgaacccaggaggcggaggttgaagtgagctgagaccgtgtcactgcactccagcctgggtgacagagtgagagtccatctcaaaaaaaaagaaaagaaattaacaattcAGTCCCTCAGCTGCAGTAGTGACACtgcaagtgctcaatagccacatgtggctactggctTCCACACTGGACAGCACAGATAAAAAACATCCCCATCATTTCAGAAAAGTTCTGAACAGTTTTGAAGTAGATTATAGTAGCAAGAATGTTATCAGGACAAATATTTGTCATATTCCGCAAGTTAATCATTAAAAATTCCTCCCATTGTCGAGGGAGCATAACATATAAAAGCAAGTAAGTACAGATCATTGCAGCAGCAAACTGAATAAAGGGTAATGAGTAAAAATTTTGAATACCAATAGCTTTCTCAATTTATGATTTTCGTCAGTCCTATGGCACTGACCTAAGTTTAAAAAGTATACAGGAAGCATTTCTTTGCCTTTaaaatagaagggaaaaaaacgAATTTTTTCAGCACAGAGTCTCTTCTAACAAAACTCATAACACCCAATACTTCAAACAGAACAGCATTTTTATAGGCCAGGGTAATGCACTTATTAACTATAAAATCTTTAGAGAAGTATCACAGACTTTTTAATGAGCACAAGAGGCAAGATCTGTGCTTTCAAAACTGTCTTGAAGACAAGAAGTGTCACCAACATAACCCTTGAACTGTAAAACTGTCTTGAAGACAAGAAGTGTCACCAACATAACCCTTGAACTGTCTTGAAATGTCTTTCATTTCTAACTCCCTGTCTAGGTGTGTATTCCTTCTTTATTCAATAAAGATCTGCCACaagtgagttaaaaaaaaaatagttaagacaCAACGGAGAGAGCACTACGATGCTTAATCCTAACATATAAACAAAGGAGTACAAACTATCCAAAATCTGAATAAAAACATTTAGTACTTTGAccaaaatttttatgaaatcagGTTAAAATTAATGCCAAGAAAATATCTTTGAtatccagaaagaaaatgactgtTTTACAGCAACAGGTAACAAGAACAAATAAAGAGTTGGGCTGAATAACctataaaacttgaaaatatctAACAAGCTGTACATGATATAATacacagaaaattaatgaaagatTTAAAGTTTCTACACTTAACAGCATGGCTATTAAAGACACAacattcttttaataaatttcatttatttgctgaTCTAATCTGGGAGGGAAATTCAAtgtaaaaaaacttttaaaatggacCCCCCTTCCATCCACACCCCAAAAGTTGACTGTTTATTTAGTGTACATTCTGATTTGCTTCCAAGTGCCTTCTCTCCAGTCCATGTTGAGGTGCTTCAAGGATGTGTCGAGATGCATCAAGGAAGAATCCTTCGGAGTTGTTACGATGCACCATGTCAATCTGTAGTATAGAGTCATTATAATGTTAATACGGATACTATCcgtaatttaaaaactgaatgagTGTTAGTTCATGCGTGTTAGCCAACTGtttgaaatgtttgcttttttaagaTTTCCAAAAAGGCATCTGttcaaaaataatgtgaaaattaGTATTTGGGTAAAAATGAGCTCTCAAACTTTCTAATGCCTTTTAAGTATGTGCTCAAAAACTTCTAGGTAAGGGCAAAGTTCTGTTTTATAACAGTCTCAAAAGGATCTCTTAATCCAATCCAAAATGCTGTTATGTGTAATTCTATTCTTTAGCCCTAAATGTGTTGTAAAATTACTTTTGTGCTTAGGCATATCAGAGCATTAGTACCTAAACTAATCCTAGAATACCATACTTTTTGTGCCTTTATTATACAGTTTCTCTGCCCACTCACTTCTGCTTGTTGACCTAGCTACCCATCATTAATTCAAAGCTGGACGGACACagattttcttcccttccctgatACCTTTCCAGATTTTCCTTATGACAATCAATATTGCTCCCTCTAGCATTCCAGTAACAATTCATATCTCTACTAAGAGATGCATCACAACCTGCCTTATAGTAGATAGTCAtgtttgtgtctgtatctccCATTATACTGCAAGCTTGTACATTCATCTTATTAGTACCCACAACTAACTCAGTGCAAGTATTAATGTTTGTTTAATTAAGTCAAAGTGTCTCCTTTTTGggaaaaatcaaaatcacaaacaTTAATATGTATTAGTGAGAATTAATAACAAGTAACAGAATAGTCATTTTATGGGAGGCAAGGATCACCTGAACTTAGATGAAGAATTCAATCTACATAATGAAAAAGGATTGTTCACAGCTATCATAGGGAATGTTTAACTTTCCTAATTAATAAACCAGCTCTGGTGAATAGTAAAATCtaatgtattttagaaaacatttgctTCTGCCATAGTTGCTACCAGATAGGACCAACAAGCTGTATTCTTTTGTAATGGTATTCTTCCCTTTAgatctttaacattttattttttacattataaaacatACAAACCTTTTGGAAATTCTCAAGATTACATTTATCTTACTAATAATATTAAGCCAATTCCCTTTAGTGTCTTTAGAAAAGTCTTAGTTATTATTATAcctttaaatttaaatgattttagaATGGTCTCATTAACAATAGTTACATTTTGTATGAAAAATATCACCACTTAAAACATCCACGGATTTCCATGTGATTAGGAGATGAATAgtgtaattagaaaatattaaacataaattcattaatttatgATTTTACTGGTTGACATAAGAGGTACCTATTATTAGGTTTTCTAATATATAAAGGCACAAAAAGAGCTATTTGATAGGTATTTAATTCTAATAGAATTACTAATAAGTTAAAAACACCTGAAAGCACCAAAATGGAAGAAGTATTTTAAAGAATCTAAAATATGTTTcagtaatatataattataaaaataattatatttctattgtaaCAAATGGGGGAAAAGGTTCATATcaccatttcttaaataataataataactaatagtCAGCTCACCATTATGTAATACAGATAACAGCCTTGTTTCCACAAtctagtttaatatttttatttcacatcaGCAATTAAAAttcagttaaaataaatataaacaagaaaGGATCACTCTACTTGTTTTCATAGCAGTTGCCATAAAATATGGGAACATACCAAAGGGAATAGCCACAGGAATGACAAAGGGATGAACGGCAGGTAAAACACTAATTTATAACTACTTCTGCTTTGTTTGTAAAAAAATGATGTCAATTGGTATGCAATACTGAGGCAGGGAAGCAAAACTTTAATATGTTTTTTCCATTATAATAATTAAGATCATTTCTAGTCTGGATGAATTAGTTAGCCTCATTCAGAAAATAgtcttaagaaaaacaaatctatatTAAATtgctttcagattttaaaaaaagttttcagtattttttatttttgcaagagAAGTCAATACacaaatttatcagaaaaaaaatttctgtgtgtgtgtgttattttcttagagacaagttctcactcggTTGTCTAgatgggagtgcaatggcatgatcacagctcattgtaacttcgaactcctgagctgaaatgatctatccacctcagcctcccaagaagctaggcctgcaggcgtgtgctaccatacttggctaacttttttactttttgtagagatggagtcgtgctatgttgcctaggtggtcttgaacttctggtctcaagcgatcctcctaccttggcctccccaagtgctgggattataggcacgaaccaccatgcccagcctttaaaaaaatatttcttaaaagcatATAGCCCTACAAAAATAATGTTGAATAGTACAGACTTACCTTTATAtccaaaataaaacttatttttcaacatacaaattaaaAGTGTCTAAGAAACAGTGAGAGCTATAAGAGTCAATCAAACAGAAAATGGTATAtaacaagaaatggaaaaattagaagaaggagaaaatgtcaattaaaaagatgaaacattCAACATCATGTTAAAATGCCACTACTAGatacctgtgattttttttacaaaaaaatctgAACACAGGATAATcaatcatctttctttttcatttcacatCACATTTATAGAATGCATTACCTTGGAGTGCTGCTCTTTTAACTTCATTATTATACCCGGATCATCTTTTTTGCTAGCCATTAGCAATCTAAACATTTGTTCTCGATACTTGCTCATTATAAGTTCCAAGGCCGACTGATGTTCTTCCAGAGATGTACGCAATTCTATCAAGAATAACATTGAATTTTATTCAAACTTGAGTTAAAAGTACACAAAATATTCTCTTCCACTAAGTGACTTATGAAtaggacataaaaaaaaaacacaatgcacAAAAACCTAGCCATATAGCAATAGGGAACACCAAATTAAgtcctttattcattttttgaatgaGCATTTTAAACCTGTTTTTTGAGAATCATTTCAACAAAGATTTACTAAACAGCAGTTAAATATCAGCCAAGACTCCCTCTATATTAAGAATACCACAGGGCCACCACAGActtcaagaagagaaaacaagtaTGTGGGAGGTGCAGAGTTGAGTGTCAGTCAAATAGATTTAAGAGATGTCTGTGAGGAGAAATTGGTGGAAGCTTTGTAGAAGTACAGTGTGAGTTTCCTCAGTTGAAAAGTAAAGGAATGGACATTCTAAGCAGGGAGGCATGCAAACAGATGATGTGTTTAGGAAGTGATTTGTTTCGGCAAGAGCACAGAGTTTATGGTAAATAAAGCTGTGGGAAGAAGATAAAAAAAGGCTGGGAATTGATTTTTAGGGTTCTTGTAAAAAGTAGTATGTAGACAGTAAAGTTCTTAAGCAAAAGAATAACATGATCAGATTGATTTTTGAAATATCAATCTGATGCTTATGTCGAAGACAGACTGGAAGGGGGAAGAGAGACTGGAATCAGGGAGATCAGTTTGGACATTTCGGGTAAGAGACTGAGCATCTAATCTGGGGGCCAATGCAGTGGGACTGCAGAGAACGAAGCTGACTTACTTCATAGCTAACAACAGTGGTGCTAACTGGATATTGAAGGTGAGAATCTAAGAGGATGTAAGCAAGGCAGATGTTTGTATGTAGGTAATAATATAGAGCAATAAATATGGTTTAGGAATGGAGACTAGAAATGGGATTAATGTCAAAAAGTAACATATCttgcctttgttttcttgttgcaATTCTctgatttgtctgttttcttgctGGATTCCCATAACTAATGTGGAGCGTGGCCGATGTCTTGCAACTTCATTAAGTTCTTGAATTTCTTCCTGATACTAATGGGGAACAAAACATGTGGgatgaaaatatctgcaaatatatatctgatatagaaatatatctgaaatatacacataaatatctGATAAGAgcttagtatccagaatatataaagaactcttacaactcaacaataaactGGAAATAACTTCCATTGTTAAAAgtggcaaaggatttgaataaatatttatctaaagaagacacaaatagccaataagcacatgaaaagatgcttaattaACATAACTAGTCATTACAGGTCTGCAATTCAATATAACCCACTAGGATGATTATAATAAAGACAATAACAATTGTTGGAGAGGATGCGAAGAAAGTGGAACCTTCCATACATTGTTGATGGAATGTAAAGGGATGTAGGTCTTGGGTGTCCAATCTTCTGGCTTCCCTGGGCACGTTGAAGAAGAACTGTCAGGCCATtgcataaaatacactaacactaactacagctgatgagctttaaaaaaaaaaaaagttgtgtaatGTTTTAACAAAGTCTGCAAATTTGTGTAGGGCTGCGTTCAAAGCCATCCTGTGCCATATGCAGCCAGCAAGTCACAGGATGGACAAGCTtggtgcagctgctttgggaAACAATGTGGCAGATCCTCAAAAACTTTAACCAAGTTATTATAGGACCCATtcattccacttctaggtatatacccaagaaaactgaaaacatatgtatgcacagaaacttgtacacaaatattgACAGCAGCATATTCTTACTAGCCAGAAAGCAAAATAATCTGAATGCctatcagctgatgaatggataaaaaca
This window contains:
- the FGFR1OP2 gene encoding FGFR1 oncogene partner 2 isoform X2, which codes for MSCTIEKALADAKALVERLRDHDDAAESLIEQTTALNKRVEAMKQYQEEIQELNEVARHRPRSTLVMGIQQENRQIRELQQENKELRTSLEEHQSALELIMSKYREQMFRLLMASKKDDPGIIMKLKEQHSKIDMVHRNNSEGFFLDASRHILEAPQHGLERRHLEANQNELQAHVDQITEMAAVMRKAIEIDEQQGCKEQERIFQLEQENKGLREILQITRESFLNLRKDDASESTSLSALVTNSDLSLRKS
- the FGFR1OP2 gene encoding FGFR1 oncogene partner 2 isoform X3 — its product is MSCTIEKALADAKALVERLRDHDDAAESLIEQTTALNKRVEAMKQYQEEIQELNEVARHRPRSTLVMGIQQENRQIRELQQENKELRTSLEEHQSALELIMSKYREQMFRLLMASKKDDPGIIMKLKEQHSKELQAHVDQITEMAAVMRKAIEIDEQQGCKEQERIFQLEQENKGLREILQITRESFLNLRKDDASESTSLSALVTNSDLSLRKS
- the FGFR1OP2 gene encoding FGFR1 oncogene partner 2 isoform X1, encoding MPCTLTTLYFCTCGTICLERLLFLCFTTYQNPNHKFFLLRLPQVNGYRCVPNAFETFLLQYLLEMSCTIEKALADAKALVERLRDHDDAAESLIEQTTALNKRVEAMKQYQEEIQELNEVARHRPRSTLVMGIQQENRQIRELQQENKELRTSLEEHQSALELIMSKYREQMFRLLMASKKDDPGIIMKLKEQHSKIDMVHRNNSEGFFLDASRHILEAPQHGLERRHLEANQNELQAHVDQITEMAAVMRKAIEIDEQQGCKEQERIFQLEQENKGLREILQITRESFLNLRKDDASESTSLSALVTNSDLSLRKS